One window from the genome of Candidatus Chlorohelix allophototropha encodes:
- the rpmC gene encoding 50S ribosomal protein L29, with amino-acid sequence MRINELRALNDEQLAEQVRNLNIELFNLRFQLAAYKNPSPARFGQVKKEIARIKTIQRERELHNLVAQ; translated from the coding sequence ATGAGAATTAATGAACTACGCGCCTTGAATGATGAGCAGCTTGCAGAACAAGTGCGAAATCTGAATATAGAACTCTTTAACCTGCGCTTTCAGTTGGCTGCTTACAAGAATCCCAGCCCGGCGCGTTTTGGTCAGGTTAAGAAGGAAATCGCCCGCATCAAAACCATTCAGCGGGAACGCGAGTTGCATAATCTGGTGGCGCAATAA
- a CDS encoding type Z 30S ribosomal protein S14 gives MAKESMVVKSQRKPKFKVQGYNRCKICGRSRAYMRKFGMCRICFRENALKGVLPGVKKSSW, from the coding sequence ATGGCAAAAGAATCAATGGTTGTTAAGTCTCAACGCAAGCCGAAGTTCAAGGTCCAGGGTTATAATCGCTGCAAGATTTGCGGACGTTCCCGCGCCTATATGCGAAAATTCGGGATGTGCCGCATTTGCTTCCGCGAAAACGCTTTGAAAGGCGTTTTACCCGGTGTCAAGAAATCAAGCTGGTAG
- the rpsH gene encoding 30S ribosomal protein S8: MNVTDPIADMLTRIRNASSARHSEVIMPSSKLKVSIAKILQDEGYVLNFSEEQTEAMKLLKIQLKYVGSASGGSKRAVITGIKRVSRPGLRIYAKRSEIPKVMNGYGIAIVSTPQGVMTGRQAWRAGVGGEVLAYVW, from the coding sequence ATGAACGTAACCGATCCGATTGCGGACATGTTGACCCGAATCAGGAACGCATCCTCGGCTCGCCACTCGGAAGTAATAATGCCGAGCAGCAAGCTGAAGGTATCTATTGCAAAGATTCTGCAGGATGAAGGCTATGTCCTGAATTTTTCCGAAGAGCAGACTGAAGCAATGAAGTTGCTGAAAATACAATTGAAATACGTCGGCAGTGCCAGTGGCGGCTCCAAGCGAGCAGTTATTACTGGCATAAAGCGCGTCAGCCGTCCCGGTTTGCGCATATACGCCAAGCGTAGCGAAATCCCAAAGGTAATGAATGGCTATGGCATTGCTATAGTTAGTACTCCGCAAGGTGTAATGACCGGGCGACAGGCATGGCGCGCCGGCGTAGGCGGCGAAGTGCTGGCGTACGTCTGGTAG
- the rplN gene encoding 50S ribosomal protein L14, whose translation MIQPTTRLKVADNTGAKEVMCIRVMGGSSRRYAGIGDIIVCAIKSASPGGQVKKGQVVTAVVVRTRKEYRRPDGSYIRFDDNAAVLINPATNNPTGTRIFGPVARELREKQFMRIVSLAPEVL comes from the coding sequence GTGATACAGCCTACTACTCGTCTCAAGGTCGCCGACAACACCGGGGCAAAAGAAGTTATGTGTATCCGGGTGATGGGTGGGAGCAGCCGCCGCTATGCGGGTATAGGCGACATTATAGTGTGCGCGATAAAATCGGCTTCACCTGGTGGTCAGGTCAAAAAAGGTCAGGTGGTAACTGCTGTAGTGGTGCGCACTAGAAAAGAATACCGCCGCCCAGATGGCAGCTATATCCGCTTCGATGATAACGCAGCGGTACTTATAAACCCTGCTACCAATAACCCGACTGGAACTCGTATATTCGGACCTGTCGCACGTGAGTTGCGCGAGAAACAATTTATGCGAATAGTCTCCCTGGCGCCGGAAGTATTATAA
- the rplO gene encoding 50S ribosomal protein L15 — MQQHDLKPAPGSTSAPKRVGRGHGSGLVKTSGFGQKGQKARTGHHKVPVWFEGAPSKVNTFKRTGYKRGTGFNNPNRVEYEVVNLSQLEDWEGGEVTVETLIARRYIRTNKPVKVLGRGEISKALTVRVHRLSESAKQKITAAGGNYEELTPAESGEENAD, encoded by the coding sequence ATGCAACAGCATGACTTAAAACCGGCTCCTGGTAGCACCTCGGCTCCCAAGCGCGTAGGTCGTGGTCACGGTTCTGGTTTGGTAAAAACCAGCGGCTTTGGTCAGAAAGGTCAAAAAGCTCGTACCGGACATCACAAAGTACCGGTCTGGTTTGAAGGCGCACCTTCTAAGGTTAACACCTTTAAGCGTACCGGTTACAAACGTGGTACTGGATTCAACAACCCAAACCGGGTTGAATATGAAGTGGTAAACCTTTCACAATTGGAAGATTGGGAAGGTGGCGAGGTCACAGTTGAAACTTTGATAGCGCGCCGCTACATACGTACTAACAAACCGGTAAAGGTGTTGGGTAGAGGCGAGATTAGCAAAGCTCTGACCGTGAGAGTTCATCGCCTGAGCGAAAGCGCAAAGCAGAAGATAACGGCTGCCGGTGGCAACTATGAGGAATTGACTCCCGCGGAGAGCGGTGAGGAAAACGCCGATTAG
- the rpsQ gene encoding 30S ribosomal protein S17 gives MMAENLEQIKETASAATEPKKVRTAKVGKVVSTKMDKTIVVEVEYLKKHKLYKKAIRRHTKFKAHDEENTAKLGDVVRIEECRPISKEKRFRLVEIIERGVAL, from the coding sequence ATGATGGCTGAAAATCTGGAACAAATTAAAGAGACAGCTTCTGCCGCTACCGAGCCGAAAAAAGTGCGTACCGCTAAGGTCGGCAAGGTAGTGAGTACCAAGATGGATAAAACCATCGTGGTGGAAGTGGAATATCTTAAAAAACATAAGTTGTATAAGAAAGCTATTCGTCGTCATACCAAATTTAAGGCGCACGACGAAGAGAACACTGCAAAGTTGGGCGATGTGGTACGAATTGAAGAGTGCCGACCTATCAGCAAGGAAAAACGTTTCCGGCTGGTGGAGATAATCGAAAGAGGAGTTGCCCTGTGA
- the rplR gene encoding 50S ribosomal protein L18: MRRIRRDLSPRQRRQIRVRSKISGTPERPRLNVFRSANHIYAQVIDDSIGHTLVSASTMDKEARPDFKDGINKTDEAKLVGKIVAERAKEKGITKVVFDRGGYLYHGRIKALADAAREAGLDF; the protein is encoded by the coding sequence ATGCGCAGAATTAGACGAGATTTGAGTCCGCGACAGCGGCGGCAGATTCGGGTGCGCAGCAAGATAAGTGGTACACCCGAAAGACCGCGCCTCAACGTCTTCCGTAGCGCCAACCACATCTACGCGCAGGTGATCGATGATTCTATCGGTCATACCCTTGTCTCAGCGAGTACGATGGATAAGGAGGCCCGCCCTGATTTTAAGGACGGTATCAACAAGACTGATGAGGCGAAACTGGTAGGAAAGATTGTAGCAGAGCGCGCCAAAGAGAAAGGCATTACCAAAGTGGTCTTTGACCGTGGCGGTTATCTTTATCACGGGCGTATTAAGGCACTGGCTGACGCCGCCCGCGAAGCCGGTTTGGACTTTTAA
- the secY gene encoding preprotein translocase subunit SecY, whose translation MLKAVIKAFGIPDLRRRIFFTLGILVIFRVIAHVPLPGISSEIKSRLTNLISGVDAPAGSSQGIGSVLGFLNIFSGGSLSNFSIVATGVYPYITATIIMQLLQPIIPALENLSKEGERGRAVINRWQHIITVPIAAVTAYGQIVLLKSQNVITGTDAQKLSLFGASSDFGLTVTVVISMTAGTMILVWMGELITEFGIGQGVSVLIFGGIVSNLPSTLVRTSQTGVAQNIISILIIVVVALLSIVGIVLVQEGQRKIPVKFPRQTQGNRVYGGQSTYIPLKVNSAGMIPLIFASSIIIFPTTVAGFFVRPNQPDDVISQAANWVVVNFGPSSILYQVVYFGMVVGFTYFYTLVLFNQQNITESLRDRGGFIPGYRPGKPTNDFLMKVLNRITLLGALFLGTIAVLPFLLGAIVQSQVNTFLSSTSLLIVVGVAVDTMKQLEAQLTMREYQGILR comes from the coding sequence ATGCTAAAAGCTGTTATCAAAGCATTTGGAATACCTGACCTTCGGCGGCGCATATTTTTTACGCTGGGTATTCTCGTAATCTTTAGAGTTATCGCCCACGTACCGCTGCCCGGTATTTCAAGTGAGATTAAATCTAGGCTTACAAACCTGATAAGTGGCGTTGATGCGCCGGCAGGTAGCAGCCAGGGTATCGGTAGTGTGCTGGGCTTCTTGAATATATTTTCGGGTGGTAGTCTCAGTAACTTCTCGATTGTGGCAACCGGGGTATATCCCTATATTACCGCTACAATTATTATGCAGTTGTTACAGCCGATTATACCTGCACTTGAAAACCTTTCAAAAGAAGGTGAGCGAGGGCGCGCTGTAATTAATCGCTGGCAGCATATCATTACTGTGCCGATTGCGGCAGTTACCGCCTACGGTCAAATAGTATTGCTGAAAAGCCAGAATGTAATTACCGGAACGGACGCTCAGAAACTCTCATTATTCGGTGCAAGCTCTGACTTCGGGCTAACCGTTACCGTTGTTATCTCGATGACAGCCGGAACGATGATACTAGTCTGGATGGGTGAGCTAATAACCGAATTTGGTATCGGTCAAGGTGTCTCGGTGCTTATTTTTGGAGGTATCGTCTCGAACCTACCTTCAACCCTTGTGCGTACCAGCCAGACAGGTGTTGCTCAAAACATCATCTCTATACTGATTATAGTAGTTGTAGCTTTACTATCAATTGTAGGGATTGTACTGGTTCAAGAAGGGCAGCGCAAAATACCGGTCAAGTTTCCGCGTCAAACGCAGGGCAACCGGGTTTATGGCGGTCAAAGCACCTATATACCTTTAAAGGTGAACTCAGCCGGTATGATTCCGCTGATTTTTGCCAGTAGTATTATCATATTTCCAACTACAGTGGCGGGCTTCTTCGTTCGTCCCAACCAGCCCGATGATGTGATTAGCCAAGCGGCAAACTGGGTAGTTGTGAACTTTGGTCCTAGCAGTATTCTGTATCAAGTAGTGTATTTTGGAATGGTGGTAGGTTTCACCTATTTCTATACACTCGTGCTCTTTAACCAACAAAATATTACGGAAAGTCTCCGGGACAGAGGTGGCTTCATACCGGGTTACCGACCGGGCAAACCGACCAATGACTTTTTAATGAAGGTTTTGAATCGCATAACTTTGCTGGGCGCTTTGTTCCTAGGCACAATTGCGGTGCTACCCTTCTTGCTGGGCGCTATAGTCCAGTCTCAGGTCAATACATTCTTGAGCAGCACTTCGCTCTTGATTGTGGTAGGTGTAGCTGTAGATACCATGAAACAGCTTGAAGCCCAGTTAACTATGCGCGAATATCAAGGCATACTCCGCTAG
- the rplV gene encoding 50S ribosomal protein L22, with the protein MEVSATVKSVHHSPRKVRLVVNLIRGKKVDDALAILKHLPQHSARDVAAVLQSARANAENNLLMSPEKLYIKAIMANEGSRLKRIHARARGRADRVVKRLSHITVTVEEREEE; encoded by the coding sequence ATGGAAGTAAGCGCTACAGTAAAATCCGTTCATCACTCGCCTCGCAAAGTACGCTTGGTGGTGAATCTTATTAGGGGTAAGAAGGTAGATGATGCGCTGGCAATATTAAAGCATTTACCGCAGCATTCGGCACGTGATGTAGCCGCGGTACTGCAAAGCGCCAGAGCTAATGCCGAAAATAACCTTCTTATGTCGCCAGAGAAATTGTATATCAAAGCCATCATGGCGAACGAAGGCTCCCGTCTCAAGCGGATTCATGCCAGAGCGCGTGGGCGCGCTGACCGAGTCGTAAAGCGGTTAAGCCACATTACAGTTACGGTAGAAGAGCGAGAGGAGGAGTAA
- the rplP gene encoding 50S ribosomal protein L16, with translation MLMPKRTKYRKQHRGRMTGKATRGNFIAFGEFGLMALEPGWVDSRQIEATRRAITRYVKRGGQIWIRIFPDKPVTAKPAETRMGSGKGAPDHWVAVVKPGRVLFEIGGVRRELAEEAMRLAGHKLSIRTKFVDRLTAPKPGIAEKEEAELVDDSAEAGEGEE, from the coding sequence ATGTTAATGCCTAAACGAACCAAATACCGCAAGCAGCATCGCGGGAGAATGACAGGCAAAGCAACCCGCGGTAATTTCATAGCCTTCGGCGAGTTTGGCTTGATGGCTCTTGAACCGGGCTGGGTTGACAGCCGCCAAATCGAGGCGACACGCCGTGCCATTACTCGTTATGTGAAGCGCGGTGGTCAAATCTGGATACGTATTTTCCCGGATAAACCGGTAACCGCCAAACCTGCCGAAACCCGCATGGGTAGCGGTAAGGGCGCGCCCGATCATTGGGTGGCAGTAGTTAAACCGGGTAGAGTTTTGTTTGAAATTGGCGGCGTTCGCCGTGAACTGGCGGAAGAGGCTATGCGCCTTGCCGGTCATAAGTTGTCGATACGAACCAAATTCGTAGACCGCCTAACTGCTCCCAAACCCGGCATTGCCGAGAAAGAAGAAGCGGAATTGGTGGATGATAGTGCTGAAGCCGGAGAGGGCGAGGAGTAG
- the rpmJ gene encoding 50S ribosomal protein L36 produces MKVRASVKPRCEKCKIIRRKGVVMVICSTPKHKQRQG; encoded by the coding sequence ATGAAGGTACGAGCATCGGTGAAGCCGCGCTGCGAAAAATGCAAAATAATCCGGCGTAAGGGAGTAGTAATGGTGATTTGTTCTACTCCTAAACATAAACAGCGGCAAGGCTAG
- a CDS encoding adenylate kinase, whose product MYIILLGAPGAGKGTQAKLLSERLDIAHVSSGDLLRDNIKRGTDLGLQAKGFMDRGELVPDGTVINMIVEHLSTPSCVHGAMLDGFPRTIPQADALNVALQNGFRQGVTAVLYIKVENEELLSRLSGRWICRSCQTPYHEVYNAPRVKGVCDSCGGELYQREDDTRATAERRLQVYFNQTLPLIDYYNKRDLLIEIDGQREVEEVNRDLITALKKVEQPGGVTESLLA is encoded by the coding sequence ATGTATATAATTTTACTTGGAGCACCAGGGGCAGGAAAAGGCACACAAGCCAAATTGTTATCGGAACGATTGGATATAGCACATGTATCCAGTGGAGACTTGTTACGCGATAACATTAAACGCGGTACAGATTTAGGCTTGCAAGCCAAAGGTTTTATGGATCGTGGCGAGTTGGTACCGGATGGAACGGTTATCAATATGATAGTAGAGCATCTGTCAACGCCTAGTTGCGTTCACGGTGCTATGTTGGATGGTTTCCCGCGTACTATCCCGCAAGCCGATGCTTTGAATGTGGCGTTGCAAAATGGCTTTAGGCAGGGCGTGACCGCAGTATTGTACATAAAGGTGGAAAACGAAGAACTGTTAAGCCGCCTTAGTGGTCGCTGGATTTGTAGGTCATGCCAAACTCCCTATCACGAAGTCTACAACGCGCCTCGCGTAAAAGGGGTGTGCGATAGTTGTGGGGGCGAGTTATACCAGCGGGAAGATGATACCCGTGCCACCGCTGAGCGCCGTTTGCAGGTTTATTTTAACCAGACGTTGCCATTGATTGACTACTATAACAAACGCGATTTGCTCATCGAGATAGACGGGCAACGTGAAGTAGAAGAAGTCAATCGAGACCTGATCACTGCTCTAAAGAAAGTGGAACAGCCGGGGGGGGTCACTGAGTCGTTGTTGGCGTAA
- the rpsD gene encoding 30S ribosomal protein S4, translating into MARYTGPVCRLCRREGVKLMLKGERCMTPKCAFENRQETPGVHGAKRQRKLSDYGTQLREKQKARRIYGVLEKQFRKHYDEARRQTGATGERLLQILELRMDNLIYRMGFADSRKQARQLVRHGHFAINGHKTDIPSYIAKIGDTVTLVERSKEKTYFKVVADSIGKHDAPSWLTLDAKGLTGRVVRLPEHAEIDSLLETNLIVEYYSR; encoded by the coding sequence ATGGCTAGATATACTGGTCCGGTCTGCAGGCTCTGCCGGCGCGAGGGTGTAAAGTTAATGCTCAAAGGGGAACGCTGCATGACTCCCAAGTGCGCCTTCGAGAATCGACAGGAAACACCCGGTGTGCACGGTGCAAAACGCCAGCGCAAACTCAGCGATTATGGCACGCAGTTGCGCGAGAAACAAAAGGCACGCCGCATTTATGGAGTGCTGGAAAAGCAATTCCGCAAACACTATGATGAAGCGCGGCGACAAACCGGCGCTACTGGTGAACGATTGCTCCAAATTTTGGAATTGCGAATGGATAACCTGATTTACCGGATGGGGTTTGCCGATTCCCGTAAGCAGGCGCGACAACTGGTTAGACATGGTCATTTTGCTATAAACGGGCACAAAACTGATATACCTTCCTATATTGCCAAAATCGGTGATACGGTTACCCTTGTCGAAAGAAGCAAGGAAAAAACCTATTTCAAGGTTGTGGCGGATAGTATTGGAAAGCATGATGCTCCGTCTTGGCTTACTCTTGACGCTAAGGGTTTAACGGGTCGAGTAGTACGGTTGCCTGAGCATGCCGAGATTGATTCGTTACTTGAGACTAACCTTATAGTTGAATATTATAGCCGCTAG
- the rplE gene encoding 50S ribosomal protein L5, whose amino-acid sequence MGHAAQVPNLKTKYLAEVVPALMKEFNFQNAMQVPRVNKVIINMGLGEAIANAKALDAAVSDLTAIVGQKPVVNRAKKSIAAFKLREGMPIGVSVTLRGDRMYEFLDRLMNIALARVRDFTGVPTKSFDGHGNYTLGLKEQIIFPEIDYDKVDKLRGMEVTIVTSATNDEEGQKLLGLLGMPFRRS is encoded by the coding sequence ATCGGGCATGCAGCGCAAGTACCAAATCTCAAGACTAAGTATCTCGCTGAGGTTGTACCGGCATTGATGAAGGAATTTAACTTCCAGAATGCAATGCAAGTTCCCAGAGTCAATAAAGTAATAATCAACATGGGTTTGGGTGAAGCCATTGCCAATGCCAAAGCATTGGATGCCGCAGTAAGTGACCTTACCGCGATAGTTGGGCAGAAACCAGTTGTAAACCGCGCCAAGAAAAGCATTGCCGCCTTTAAGTTAAGAGAAGGAATGCCTATCGGCGTAAGCGTGACATTACGTGGGGATCGGATGTACGAGTTCCTCGATCGCCTTATGAATATAGCACTTGCCCGTGTTCGTGACTTTACTGGAGTACCGACCAAGTCATTTGATGGGCACGGAAATTATACTCTGGGTCTGAAGGAACAAATCATCTTCCCGGAGATTGATTACGATAAAGTTGATAAACTGCGCGGTATGGAGGTGACGATTGTTACCTCTGCCACGAACGACGAAGAAGGTCAGAAGCTGCTCGGGCTTCTGGGTATGCCGTTCCGCAGATCATAA
- the rpsC gene encoding 30S ribosomal protein S3, whose amino-acid sequence MGRKVNPIGFRLGVTKDWQSRWFAEKEYTNLLHEDIKLRKIIFGRLKAAALSKIEIQRSSNNLEITLHTAKPGIVIGKSGQAVDQLKKEIEDMTGKKVKLNIEEIRQPELDAYLVAESIAEQIEKRVNYKRAMKQSVTRAMRLGAKGIKIKCSGRLAGAEMARNAMEKDGRIPLQTIRADIDYGLVHAFTTYGRIGVKVWIYKGDVLPGQMKKVNLMPVQASAEE is encoded by the coding sequence TTGGGACGCAAAGTTAATCCTATCGGCTTCCGGCTGGGCGTAACGAAAGACTGGCAGAGCCGCTGGTTCGCCGAAAAGGAATATACCAACTTACTGCATGAAGATATCAAGCTGCGCAAGATTATTTTCGGTCGTCTAAAGGCTGCGGCTTTGAGCAAAATCGAAATTCAACGCAGTTCGAATAACCTCGAAATCACGTTGCATACTGCCAAGCCCGGCATTGTTATCGGAAAGAGCGGGCAAGCGGTAGATCAGCTTAAGAAAGAAATCGAGGATATGACGGGTAAGAAGGTGAAGCTCAATATCGAAGAGATTCGCCAGCCTGAACTCGATGCCTATCTGGTAGCAGAAAGTATCGCTGAACAGATCGAAAAGCGCGTGAATTACAAACGTGCCATGAAACAATCGGTTACCCGCGCTATGCGCTTGGGTGCTAAAGGCATCAAAATCAAGTGCAGCGGTCGTCTGGCAGGCGCTGAAATGGCGCGAAACGCAATGGAAAAGGATGGGCGAATCCCGCTTCAAACTATCCGTGCCGATATTGATTACGGCTTGGTACACGCTTTTACCACTTACGGACGCATCGGCGTAAAAGTGTGGATTTACAAGGGTGATGTACTACCCGGCCAGATGAAGAAAGTGAACCTAATGCCGGTTCAAGCCAGCGCTGAGGAGTAA
- the rplX gene encoding 50S ribosomal protein L24, translated as MAKVRKGDTVQVITGKYKQKRGTVKRVLPESNKVIVEGVNIVKRHIKARSQIRQTGIVEVEAPLQVSNVMLVCPRCNEAVRIGFREENNEKVRFCKNSACGATIPDATGWVRHTAD; from the coding sequence ATGGCAAAAGTGCGCAAGGGTGATACGGTACAGGTGATCACCGGGAAATATAAACAGAAACGAGGCACGGTAAAACGCGTATTGCCTGAAAGTAATAAGGTGATCGTGGAAGGCGTTAACATAGTTAAACGCCATATCAAAGCCCGCTCCCAGATACGTCAAACCGGTATCGTGGAAGTAGAAGCGCCTCTGCAAGTTAGTAATGTAATGCTGGTTTGCCCACGTTGCAATGAAGCAGTACGAATCGGCTTCCGAGAAGAGAACAACGAGAAAGTTCGTTTCTGCAAAAACTCTGCTTGCGGAGCAACTATCCCGGATGCAACTGGGTGGGTCAGACATACTGCCGACTAG
- the rpsK gene encoding 30S ribosomal protein S11, with product MAEKSGGKKRVAKVKRRERKNVPKGQAHIQSTFNNTIVTLTDPKGNVLAWGSAGASDFKGSRKSTPYAAQVAAEGAARRAMDHGLRQVEVFVKGPGSGREAAIRSLQASGISVVSITDVTPIPHNGCRPPKRRRV from the coding sequence ATGGCTGAGAAAAGTGGCGGTAAAAAGCGCGTTGCCAAGGTAAAACGCCGGGAACGGAAGAATGTTCCGAAGGGGCAGGCGCATATTCAATCTACTTTTAACAATACAATTGTTACTTTGACCGACCCCAAGGGAAATGTATTAGCCTGGGGTAGTGCAGGCGCAAGCGACTTTAAGGGTTCTCGGAAAAGCACCCCTTATGCCGCGCAAGTAGCCGCGGAAGGTGCTGCACGCCGGGCGATGGATCATGGCTTGCGTCAGGTAGAGGTATTTGTGAAAGGTCCGGGCTCCGGGCGTGAAGCCGCAATCCGCTCCTTGCAGGCGAGTGGTATTTCGGTGGTATCTATTACTGATGTCACCCCGATCCCACACAACGGTTGCCGCCCTCCCAAGCGCCGTCGTGTATAA
- the infA gene encoding translation initiation factor IF-1, with protein MSKKRDVIEVEGRVIEALPNAMFQVELEKGHKVLATVNGKIRLNFIRILPGDRVLVELSPYDLTRGRITYRYK; from the coding sequence GTGAGCAAGAAAAGAGACGTAATAGAAGTAGAAGGAAGAGTGATTGAAGCCTTACCCAACGCTATGTTCCAGGTAGAACTGGAAAAAGGTCACAAAGTGCTGGCAACGGTAAACGGAAAAATCCGTTTAAACTTCATTCGTATTTTGCCGGGTGATCGCGTTCTGGTAGAGCTATCGCCTTATGACCTAACAAGAGGGCGAATCACCTATCGCTACAAATAA
- the rpmD gene encoding 50S ribosomal protein L30 produces MADNKVNNQAETTGKTVTFTLVRSTIRSRADHKQTIASLGLHHLRQSNTLPDNPAVRGMIKYVRHWVKVEE; encoded by the coding sequence ATGGCTGATAATAAAGTGAACAATCAAGCGGAAACTACGGGTAAGACTGTTACCTTTACACTGGTAAGAAGCACTATTCGTTCGCGCGCTGATCACAAGCAAACTATTGCTTCGTTGGGTTTGCACCACTTGCGCCAGTCCAACACGCTGCCGGATAACCCGGCGGTGCGAGGCATGATTAAGTACGTGCGCCATTGGGTGAAGGTCGAAGAGTAG
- the rpsM gene encoding 30S ribosomal protein S13, whose amino-acid sequence MARIAGVDLPRDKRVEIGLTYIFGIGLKTSQKILETANISPDTRVHTLTDDEIHRLREIIDREYRVEGDLRREVNLNIKRLVEIGCYRGKRHRAGLPVRGQRTRTNARTRRGGPRRTVAGKKKATK is encoded by the coding sequence ATGGCGAGAATTGCCGGGGTTGATTTGCCCCGCGATAAAAGAGTTGAAATAGGTCTCACCTATATTTTCGGTATCGGGCTAAAAACGAGTCAGAAAATTCTCGAAACGGCTAATATAAGCCCCGATACTAGGGTTCATACACTTACCGATGATGAAATTCATCGGTTGCGTGAGATAATCGATCGCGAGTACCGTGTAGAAGGTGACTTGCGTCGAGAAGTAAACCTGAATATTAAACGCCTGGTAGAGATTGGTTGCTATCGCGGCAAGCGCCACCGCGCCGGATTACCGGTTCGCGGACAGCGCACCCGTACTAACGCGCGTACTCGCCGTGGTGGACCTCGCCGTACCGTTGCCGGTAAGAAGAAAGCGACGAAGTAA
- the rplF gene encoding 50S ribosomal protein L6 — MSRIGRKPITLPKGVEVKIEEGNLVHVKGPKGELSRQLDPTIVFERNDATIEVKRPDDSNRSRAMHGLTRTLLDNMIVGVSAGYRRDLEIAGVGYRAVKDGNDLVLLLGFSHATKLQPPEGITYVVESATKVSVQGIDKEIVGAQAARIRALRPPEPYKGKGIRLAGEVIRRKAGKAGKAGKK; from the coding sequence GTGTCGCGTATTGGACGCAAGCCGATAACCCTTCCCAAGGGCGTAGAGGTAAAGATTGAGGAAGGCAACCTCGTTCATGTCAAGGGGCCAAAAGGCGAATTATCCCGCCAACTGGATCCCACGATTGTCTTTGAGCGAAACGATGCCACCATCGAGGTAAAACGTCCGGATGATAGCAACAGAAGTCGCGCTATGCATGGTTTGACCCGTACTTTGCTTGACAACATGATTGTCGGAGTGAGTGCTGGCTACCGTCGTGACCTGGAAATCGCCGGCGTAGGTTACCGTGCTGTTAAAGATGGCAATGACTTGGTGCTATTACTGGGCTTCAGTCATGCTACTAAGTTGCAGCCCCCCGAGGGTATTACATACGTGGTAGAAAGTGCCACTAAAGTCTCGGTGCAGGGCATAGATAAAGAAATTGTAGGCGCTCAAGCCGCTCGTATTAGGGCGCTGCGTCCGCCGGAACCATACAAAGGCAAAGGCATTCGCTTAGCCGGTGAAGTAATTCGCCGCAAGGCTGGTAAAGCCGGTAAAGCTGGTAAGAAATAA